One Acropora palmata chromosome 2, jaAcrPala1.3, whole genome shotgun sequence genomic window carries:
- the LOC141874866 gene encoding uncharacterized protein LOC141874866 has translation MVKPAPIMADSNNFRGYEAEDIIKCGYMMIKRPPTSGKVRIKAWQSKFFVLRDTTLNGPQRLEYYKDDSSFDLQKSPEYCFYLDSVVFIGESRSSKSHNHAIMVVCRKQGPLTLACDSEEVNKDWIQALNNIAVKINRNDLSVDHWMQTAVDDSSTATAEIASHDSEEQVQQETSRGNSETTGKNGFHVTTRLTPHSERNNIRGDYLLCFTGGDLVLHSVNTNMAVVSWPVSHLRSFKSESATSAGKKDSQLLTLNAGSRSATGEGIFQFFAKDADAIADEIRQRSQHVATLKRETFLPRTCSGDYVKSPPPAPPAKRLQRGSTAPPQRSPVASTKKKYATVSLIEGGHCRGKQAENGSSIDLRPRSATDSSVVKSGDDEVFFLQASSCDVSNAIPESDSSAYIDLVSDESAQPIHISYPVSPRKASGGSQASASSITADNGSMPASSRSRNFSGTHWIPEDNEMDSEGYIKCEALETGPEGNTNECFATEIQGKESEMSCLTRQNWPKCSVGASDQIPSSDSRINKKTREQLYAPIREPAGGSFPPKPKLQRERSLDEGSIFPPAPGTLEKEAGWANDSVDALLEKARDPESSKELLSQIIAQMEKPQQNDVNQLFPASTRQRNSIGSVSLESSREVQMNLINHPVVGKRASACDAFLPPSLNPSLPFSPSRSDFSELSRRRGYSSVGDLSEELPKRSDFVSSYRSTFFAKGMGSVNPQTLSMAPLRTNIAGHLGGEAGIHARLIQKTEIRDELAHSSAIRKKSVAEVTSSCLIGTDRAVCSVADETMHNPTESVDNVDQDGQFEVTKRKDFKATKFVKKVFKLSPKVKRSSNAEARESNEQSSPPSERARRESLSPGVAAEFQRRLSGSEVNTPETSPKMERKNSRTSPKCLRKISAEGKGRKEVSSPSKTSRKDSKGDLKKEELRRRDSPNTQIAFLQNCRKVSKGEISKEIGDVGLTASSHHDDDQSGDPSYTPGSGDKSAPALPPRKKSEAPPLPPRLPKLSSSQSVISPSTQPCQSQHSGRSPQPRRSSTSRLLSGNGLKEDSLPPPPIPPRNNQSTENRSKSDGRKPAGAPVIQLTCSSPENQDDVLGKHNSDSEESTINAGIGKSSDVKPLIITAEPELSLTHPVPLRPPKVERCTQAKDYFRNNPKQHIDAISSDSEGGHMDDDHLPARSIPNGHTDILKEVAQAGEEPAEERTASEEVTLRESDSAQIQDIALAVTSKKEAKRLKINLMKESSFDEEIPFESNSTDNQEDESKPKRPSTPLHIQKNMWPLSSVIIN, from the exons ATGGTGAAACCGGCACCAATTATGGCTGATAGCAATAATTTCAGAGGTTATGAAGCCGAAGATATAATCAAATGTGGCTATATGATGATTAAAAGACCGCCCACATCGGGAAAAGTCAGGATCAAG GCATGGCAGTCgaaattctttgttttacgGGACACGACCCTCAATGGTCCTCAAAGGCTGGAATACTACAAAGATGATTCTTCGTTTGACCTTCAGAAATCACCTGAGTATTGCTTCTACTTGGACAGTGTTGTGTTTATCGGCGAAAGCCGCAGTTCCAAATCTCATAACCATGCAATAATGGTGGTATGTCGCAAGCAAGGACCCTTGACGCTGGCTTGCGATTCAGAAGAAGTAAACAAAGACTGGATTCAGGCGCTGAACAACATTGCAGTCAAAATAAACAGGAATGACTTGTCAGTTGATCACTGGATGCAAACAGCTGTTGACGACAGTTCGACAGCAACTGCTGAGATAGCAAGCCACGATTCAGAGGAACAAGTACAACAGGAAACGTCTAGAGGAAATAGTGAAACGACAGGAAAAAATG GTTTTCATGTTACCACAAGATTGACGCCTCACTCAGAAAGGAACAATATCAGGGGTGATTACTTGTTGTGTTTTACTGGCGGAGATCTGGTGCTACATTCTGTCAATACGAACATGGCTGTTGTTTCTTGGCCTGTGAGCCATTTAAGGTCCTTCAAGAGTGAGTCTGCTACTAGCGCCGGAAAAAAAGACTCGCAGCTTCTTACTCTCAATGCCGGCAG TCGTAGTGCAACCGGTGAAGGGATCTTCCAGTTCTTCGCAAAAGATGCTGACGCCATTGCTGATGAGATCCGGCAGCGGTCGCAGCATGTGGCCACTTTGAAGCGCGAGACTTTCCTACCGCGGACGTGTAGTGGAGACTATGTAAAATCTCCTCCCCCTGCGCCACCCGCAAAAAGACTCCAAAGAGGCTCGACAGCTCCACCTCAAAGGTCCCCTGTTGCGTCTACAAAGAAGAAATACGCAACGGTATCTCTCATTGAAGGCGGACATTGCCGTGGTAAACAAGCCGAGAATGGCTCTAGCATTGACTTGCGTCCACGTTCAGCTACAGATTCCTCAGTGGTTAAATCAGGAGACGACGAAGTGTTTTTCTTGCAGGCCTCTTCCTGTGACGTAAGCAACGCTATTCCGGAATCTGATTCAAGCGCTTACATCGATCTTGTCTCGGATGAATCAGCCCAACCTATTCACATCTCGTATCCAGTTTCTCCACGGAAGGCTTCAGGTGGATCACAGGCAAGTGCTTCCTCAATCACCGCTGACAATGGGAGCATGCCTGCTAGCTCTCGTAGCAGGAATTTCTCAGGTACGCATTGGATCCCTGAAGATAACGAAATGGACTCCGAAGGGTATATAAAATGCGAAGCGCTGGAAACAGGCCCAGAGGGAAATACTAATGAATGTTTCGCGACCGAGATTCAGGGCAAAGAAAGTGAAATGTCTTGCCTCACTAGACAAAACTGGCCGAAGTGTTCTGTGGGCGCTAGTGACCAAATCCCATCATCCGATTCAAGAATCAATAAGAAAACGCGCGAACAGTTATATGCGCCGATCAGAGAACCAGCTGGTGGTAGTTTCCCGCCAAAACCAAAGCTGCAAAGGGAACGCTCCCTTGATGAAGGAAGTATTTTCCCGCCAGCTCCTGGAACGctcgagaaagaggcgggctGGGCGAATGATTCGGTTGACGCATTGTTAGAGAAAGCAAGGGATCCCGAATCCTCAAAAGAGTTACTCAGTCAAATTATCGCTCAAATGGAGAAACCTCAGCAAAATGACGTCAATCAACTGTTTCCAGCTTCCACTCGGCAACGAAACAGTATTGGCTCAGTGAGCTTGGAAAGTTCCCGAGAAGTCCAGATGAATTTGATCAACCATCCTGTGGTTGGAAAAAGGGCGTCTGCCTGCGATGCTTTTTTACCTCCGTCGCTCAACCCCAGCCTTCCGTTCTCACCAAGCCGTTCAGACTTTTCCGAGTTATCCCGGAGACGAGGTTATTCCTCGGTCGGGGACCTATCGGAAGAACTCCCCAAGCGATCGGACTTCGTCAGCTCTTATCGCTCGACCTTTTTTGCCAAAGGGATGGGCAGCGTAAACCCACAAACCCTTAGTATGGCACCGTTAAGAACTAACATCGCTGGACATCTGGGCGGCGAAGCTGGAATCCACGCACGACTCATCCAGAAAACGGAGATAAGAGATGAGTTAGCGCATTCGTCTGCTATTCGAAAGAAGTCTGTGGCAGAAGTAACATCGTCTTGTTTGATTGGCACTGATCGTGCTGTTTGTTCAGTTGCTGACGAAACAATGCACAACCCGACAGAATCTGTGGATAATGTAGACCAGGATGGGCAGTTTGAAGTAACCAAGCGCAAAGATTTTAAAGCAACTAAATTTGTTAAGAAAGTGTTTAAACTTTCACCAAAAGTCAAACGGAGCAGCAACGCGGAAGCTCGAGAAAGTAACGAGCAATCTTCTCCCCCTTCGGAAAGGGCTCGGAGGGAGTCACTCTCTCCTGGTGTCGCCGCGGAGTTTCAAAGGAGGTTGTCTGGAAGCGAAGTAAACACACCAGAGACATCTCCAAAAATGGAGAGAAAAAACTCAAGAACGTCTCCAAAATGTTTGCGCAAAATATCAGCGGAGGGGAAAGGGAGGAAAGAGGTTTCGTCTCCTTCCAAGACATCGCGAAAGGACTCGAAAGGTGACTTGAAGAAAGAGGAGTTGAGAAGAAGGGATTCTCCTAATACTCAAATTGCCTTTCTACAAAATTGTCGTAAAGTTTCTAAAGGAGAGATATCCAAGGAAATAGGTGACGTCGGACTGACTGCCAGCTCTCACCATGACGATGACCAGTCAGGAGACCCATCTTACACTCCTGGAAGCGGTGATAAGTCTGCCCCTGCACTACCTCCTCGAAAGAAGTCTGAAGCCCCACCTCTTCCCCCAAGACTGCCCAAATTGTCGTCTTCACAAAGTGTCATTTCGCCCTCGACTCAGCCCTGTCAGTCTCAACACAGCGGCCGGAGCCCACAGCCTCGTCGAAGTAGCACGAGTAGACTCCTTAGTGGCAATGGGCTGAAAGAAGACTCCTTGCCACCCCCACCCATCCCTCCTCGAAACAACCAGTCAACGGAAAATAGATCAAAGTCAGACGGGAGAAAACCCGCGGGTGCTCCAGTTATACAACTGACGTGTTCATCCCCGGAAAACCAAGACGATGTGTTAGGAAAACACAATTCAG ATTCAGAAGAAAGTACAATTAACGCAGGGATAGGCAAG TCCTCAGACGTAAAGCCTCTAATCATTACAGCAGAACCTGAATTATCCTTAACGCATCCAGTTCCCCTCCGGCCGCCGAAAGTCGAGCGGTGCACTCAGGCTAAAGACTACTTCCGCAACAACCCAAAACAACACATTGATGCCATTTCATCCGACTCTGAAGGCGGTCATATGGATGATGACCACTTACCAGCGCGTTCAATTCCTAACGGCCACACAGACATCCTCAAAGAAGTCGCACAAGCAGGCGAAGAACCAGCGGAAGAGCGTACAGCGAGCGAAGAGGTTACACTGAGAGAATCTGACAGTGCGCAAATACAAGACATCGCGCTTGCTGTTACATCGAAAAAAGAAGCCAAGCGCTTGAAGATCAACTTGATGAAAGAGTCATCTTTTGACGAGGAAATTCCGTTCGAGAGCAACAGCACCGACAACCAGGAAGATGAGAGTAAACCGAAGAGGCCGAGTACACCACTTCatatacaaaaaaacatgtggCCGCTGTCTAGCGTCataattaattga